A stretch of the Micropterus dolomieu isolate WLL.071019.BEF.003 ecotype Adirondacks unplaced genomic scaffold, ASM2129224v1 contig_11945, whole genome shotgun sequence genome encodes the following:
- the LOC123965943 gene encoding renalase-like, whose product LTLSVCLSVLSVQQKQQLDGVVYSSRFAVALFFPPDVVFSFPWAARYVTDNPCIRYIAEDSRKRNADDRGRGPSLVVHTSVSFGLEHLEKDKEDIQPIILQELHKLLPGLPQPISIKCQKWRYSQVLTSVPDCPGQMTVLERPLLICGGDSFSHSNFDGCVESALSMLSMLKAFL is encoded by the exons GTttaactctgtctgtctgtctctcagtgctTTCTgtccagcagaagcagcagttAGACGGAGTCGTGTACTCGTCTCGTTTTGCCGTCGCTCTCTTCTTCCCTCCTGACGTGGTCTTCAGTTTTCCCTGGGCGGCTCGATACGTCACTGACAACCCCTGCATCCGCTACATCGCTGAAGACTCCCGCAAACGCAACGCag ACGATCGCGGTCGCGGCCCGTCCCTCGTCGTCCACACCAGCGTCTCGTTCGGCCTTGAGCACCTGGAGAAAGACAAGGAGGACATCCAGCCAATCATCTTACAGGAGCTCCACAAGCTGCTTCCTGGTCTGCCTCAGCCAATCAGCATCAAGTGTCAGAAGTGGAGGTACTCCCAG GTGCTGACCTCTGTGCCGGACTGTCCGGGTCAGATGACCGTCCTTGAGCGCCCGCTGCTCATCTGCGGTGGAGACAGCTTCAGCCACTCCAACTTTGACGGCTGCGTGGAGTCTGCACTGAGCATGCTCAGTATGCTGAAGGCCTTCCTGTGA